atctgtggtaaatcattctctcagaatgaaCACTTAGCTAAACACAatcgcattcatacaggagagaagccatattgctgtgatatctgtggaaaatcattcgcTCACGATCATGGCTTGGCTAAGCATCATCACATTCATTCAAAAGAGAAgacatttcactgtgatatctgtggtaaatcattctctcagaatgaTAGTCTGACTAAGCACATTCACATAGGAAAGAAAAGACattgctgtgatatttgtggtaaatcattctctcaaaatcacaacttaactaaacacattcacattcatacaggagagaagccatatcgctgtgatatctgtggtaaatcattctctcagaatgaaCATTTAGCTAGACACAatcgcattcatacaggagagaagccatatcgctgtgatatctgtggtacatCATTCTCTCAGAAGGATAATTTAGCTAAACACAatcgcattcatacaggagagaagccatatcgctgtgatatctgtggtaaatcattctctcacaatTATCACTTAGTTATGCAcaatcgtattcatacaggagagaaaccgtatcactgtgatgtctgtggtaaatcgttttctTGGAATGATAGCTTAGCTAAACACAAtcgcattcatacaggtgagaaaccgtattgttgtgatatctgtggtaaatcattctctcagagtcGTCAGTTAGCTGTGCATAatcgcattcatacaggagagaatccatatcgctgtgatatatgtggtaaatcattctcttacaaCGATAGCTTAGCTAAACACTgtcgcattcatacaggagagaagccatattgctgtgatatgtgtggtaaatcattctctcggaaTGACCAATTAGCTGTGCACAttcgcattcatacaggagagaagccatatcactgtgataaatcattctcttacaACGATAGCTTAGCTAAACACTgtcgcattcatacaggagagaagccatatcactgtgatatctgtggtaaatcattctctcacaaCAATAGCTTATCTAAACACTgtcgcattcatacaggagagaagtcatatcgctgtgatatctgtggtaaatcattctctcggaaTGACCACTTAGTTGTGCACATTCGCATTCATACGGGAGAGGAgccatatcgttgtgatatctgtggtaaatcattctctcggaaTGACCACTTAGCTAAACATTGTCACATTCACACTggaaagaaaacattgttgtgatatctgtggtaaatcattctcccgcAATGATTGCTAAGCTAAATACTAttgcattcatacaggagagaagccatatcactgtgatatatgtggtaaatcgtTTTCTCAGTATGACTGCTTAGCTAAGCACAATCACATTCATTCAGAAGTGAAGACATTTCCCTGTGATAAATTATTCTCTCGGAATGATTACTTAGCTGTGCACAATCGTATTCATAGaagagagaaaccatattgctgtgatatccGGGGTAAATTATTCTCTCAGAGTGGTCACTTAACTAAACTCAAAAGcattcatacaagagagaaaacactgtgatacctgtggtaaatcattgtTTTGAAATGGTAGACAGATCTATTCTTCAGTTGGctaaccaggaatatagcatcagtcatGTCCCTGACCGGCACAAACCCAGACTGCATCTCCTCTCCACTAACTCTTTCCTTAATTAATTTACATCACCTGGTACagcaacttgatacctctgtaaaaTTCACCATTTTATTAACTATGGGCAGTACTGATGGGCCTATCTACTATGATAAAGAACTCGGTTAGGTCAGTCATTTATGGCTTTAGGTATGGACACATAAGTTAGTTATTGACTGACATGATCGTTTATAGGCagtgtactttatttttttttttttgcagctgttACTGGGCCCTTCTACCTCCTCTATACAGCGGCAAGGATGCTGAGGCATTGGAGTTGAGGAAATCAACTGGCtgcctctcccaaaatttcagtcattgcgcctatagtagaaaagattattgatcCCAGTGATGCAATATATTTTGGTCTAGAAGCGATGTCCACTTTTAGATGTAGAAAATAGAGTTGGGGGAGTCAACAATAATTGTCGGtttaaggtggcaggctggcgGAATTGATAGCAGACTGGACAGNNNNNNNNNNNNNNNNNNNNNNNNNNNNNNNNNNNNNNNNNNNNNNNNNNNNNNNNNNNNNNNNNNNNNNNNNNNNNNNNNNNNNNNNNNNNNNNNNNNNNNNNNNNNNNNNNNNNNNNNNNNNNNNNNNNNNNNNNNNNNNNNNNNNNNNNNNNNNNNNNNNNNNNNNNNNNNNNNNNNNNNNNNNNNNNNNNNNNNNNNNNNNNNNNNNNNNNNNNNNNNNNNNNNNNNNNNNNNNNNNNNNNNNNNNNNNNNNNNNNNNNNNNNNNNNNNNNNNNNNNNNNNNNNNNNNNNNNNNNNNNNNNNNNNNNNNNNNNNNNNNNNNNNNNNNNNNNNNNNNNNNNNNNNNNNNNNNNNNNNNNNNNNNNNNNNNNNNNNNNNNNNNNNNNNNNNNNNNNNNNNNNNNNNNNNNNNNNNNNNNNNNNNNNNNNNNNNNNNNNNNNNNNNNNNNNNNNNNNNNNNNNNNNNNNNNNNNNNNNNNNNNNNNNNNNNNNNNNNNNNNNNNNNNNNNNNNNNNNNNNNNNNNNNNNNNNNNNNNNNNNNNNNNNNNNNNNNNNNNNNNNNNNNNNNNNNNNNNNNNNNNNNNNNNNNNNNNNNNNNNNNNNNNNNNNNNNNNNNNNNNNNNNNNNNNNNNNNNNNNNNNNNNNNNNNNNNNNNNNNNNNNNNNNNNNNNNNNNNNNNNNNNNNNNNNNNNNNNNNNNNNNNNNNNNNNNNNNNNNNNNNNNNNNNNNNNNNNNNNNNNNNNNNNNNNNNNNNNNNNNNNNNNNNNNNNNNNNNNNNNNNNNNNNNNNNNNNNNNNNNNNNNNNNNNNNNNNNNNNNNNNNNNNNNNNNNNNNNNNNNNNNNNNNNNNNNNNNNNNNNNNNNNNNNNNNNNNNNNNNNNNNNNNNNNNNNNNNNNNNNNNNNNNNNNNNNNNNNNNNNNNNNNNNNNNNNNNNNNNNNNNNNNNNNNNNNNNNNNNNNNNNNNNNNNNNNNNNNNNNNNNNNNNNNNNNNNNNNNNNNNNNNNNNNNNNNNNNNNNNNNNNNNNNNNNNNNNNNNNNNNNNNNNNNNNNNNNNNNNNNNNNNNNNNNNNNNNNNNNNNNNNNNNNNNNNNNNNNNNNNNNNNNNNNNNNNNNNNNNNNNNNNNNNNNNNNNNNNNNNNNNNNNNNNATACAAGAAGTAATCAATTAATGATGAAGTGAAAAACTTAAGCAATGCATTGATTAAAACaaatgagtagatttggtaggtttAGCAGATTCGGTGAGACAGCCTTGTTCACTATACATCTTTGTGGCAATGATTGTTGAACATTCAAAGATctgaatattcataaattttgattcgatttatttatttccatctcAATTCTATcactgcatctgtgtgtgtgtgtgtgcaaaagagaaCACAAAAGTGGAGTTTAAAATGTTTTGGtagcattttattgatgcatttttaAATTACATCCTAGGAAAAATCCAACAttttcaggtaaaattttaaacacgtGTAACCAGGCAAGTTGGAAACTAAAAGATGACCTATTAATCAACTAACATGATGAACTGTAGATGTTAGTGTGTGCACTTTCTTACTGCAAAatgcattcttttctcttttttactggtttcaatcataagactgccgccatgctggggcaccatcttgccAAACTTTTGAATggatcccagtacttactttgtGTAAAGCCTGGTACGTGTTCTAACACCTTGGATGTACATTTCAGGACTGGGATCTCACCATCCAGCTGAGAAGTGAAGAGAaatttgtggaggcacatggaCTCATAAtgacaagattgtggtttcgattcctgaaacCAAGTGAtgtggtgtgttcttgagcaaaacgcttcatttcatcatgttcatccagtccactcaggtggcaaaaatgagtaatcctgtgatggactagtACCCCATCCATGAGGAAATATTTGTGTTACagaatgacagaaaaagaaatccaAAACCTACAAAgagcacaacaaaaacagcaggcTATATTGAAAAGGAAATCTGAAGAAGTGTCCGACTTAACTTTTTCTTCCTATCCTTGTATCTCAGGATGGTCCATGCTTTTTTCCCCccacataaacacaaaaaaaaatgaccatcccgaaatccaacaatatctgtttcaacacagtttCACATTAGGGattttgcaacacaaattcataaacgtaatttttcttcataatgtttttttctttttttttgggggggggggcctaACATGCACGACTGAGATTAACATATGAATAGTATTTCACAAAAAAAGAATTGTACCTTCGTATCTTTCAATTGTCTCAGAcaatggactgcagccatgctggggccctgCATTGAcaggctttagtcaaacaaattgacctaagacttatttttaaagtgtgGTAATTTTCTATTAAACTTTATTAAGctgttaagttatggagacatgaacaaaccaataccagttttcAAGATGTGGTtgaggatacacacacaaatatgggcttctttccagacaactggaggttccaatggaacaacctgctgaGGGTTACTGAACAAAACTGTGGCTGATGCAAAGACCCTTCTTGACTGAGGAGACATTTCAAAAGAATGATTCAGCACATATCACAGTGAtgttttctctcctgtatgaatacgcttgtgtttagttaagtgttcattctgagagaatgatttaccacagatatcacagcaatacggtttctctcctgtatgaatgcgatTGTGCACAGCTAAGTGAATATTCTgcaagaatgatttaccacagatatcacagcgatatggcctctctcctgtatgaatgcgatTGTGTTTAGCTAAACCATCATtctgagtgaatgatttaccacagatttcgcagtaatatggtttctctcctgtatgaacgcgATTGTGTTTAGCTAAGCTATCGTtccgagaaaatgatttaccacagatatcacagtgatatagtTTCTTTTCTGAATGAATGTGATTGTGCTTAACCAAGCTATCattctgagaaaatgatttaccacagatatcacagcgatatggcttctctcttgtatgaatgCGAATGTGCACAGCTAAGTGGTCATTCCGAGAGAATgccttaccacagatatcacagcaatatggccTCTCTCCCGTATGAATGCGACAGTGTTTAGCTAAACCATCATtctgagtgaatgatttaccacagacttCACAGTGATATCGTTTCTCTCTTGTATGGATGTGATTGTGCTTAGATAAGCTATcattatgagagaatgatttaccacagatat
The sequence above is a segment of the Octopus bimaculoides isolate UCB-OBI-ISO-001 chromosome 13, ASM119413v2, whole genome shotgun sequence genome. Coding sequences within it:
- the LOC106884193 gene encoding zinc finger protein 271, giving the protein MKPYHCDICGKSFSQNGNLVRHSRIHTGEKPYRCDICGKSFSQNDNLAAHNRIHTGDKPYRCDICGKSFSKNDGLAKHCRSHTGEKPYCCDICGKSFSQNGHLAMHSRIHTGEKPFQCDICGKSFSQNEHLAKHNRIHTGEKPYCCDICGKSFAHDHGLAKHHHIHSKEKTFHCDICGKSFSQNDSLTKHIHIGKKRHCCDICGKSFSQNHNLTKHIHIHTGEKPYRCDICGKSFSQNEHLARHNRIHTGEKPYRCDICGTSFSQKDNLAKHNRIHTGEKPYRCDICGKSFSHNYHLVMHNRIHTGEKPYHCDVCGKSFSWNDSLAKHNRIHTGEKPYCCDICGKSFSQSRQLAVHNRIHTGENPYRCDICGKSFSYNDSLAKHCRIHTGEKPYCCDMCGKSFSRNDQLAVHIRIHTGEKPYHCDKSFSYNDSLAKHCRIHTGEKPYHCDICGKSFSHNNSLSKHCRIHTGEKSYRCDICGKSFSRNDHLVVHIRIHTGEEPYRCDICGKSFSRNDHLAKHCHIHTGKKTLL